Proteins encoded within one genomic window of Hevea brasiliensis isolate MT/VB/25A 57/8 chromosome 8, ASM3005281v1, whole genome shotgun sequence:
- the LOC110644134 gene encoding glucan endo-1,3-beta-glucosidase: MTTATLTTALLVLSTLLYFSTTTYAIGVNYGTLANNLPPPSQVANFLKTQTIIDSIKIFDTNPDILRAFANTNISVTVTVGNGDIPALSDERAARRWVADNIKPYYPQTRINRIAVGNEILMSAVQDWIAHLVPCMKALHHALVLAGIKDVKVSTPHTLGILYNSVPPSAARIRPGYQKSIFAPMLAFLRETKSPLMVNPYPYFSYAPKVAKYILFQPNRGIHDRFTGITYSNMFDAMMDAVYSAIKAMGYSDVDILVAETGWPSAGDPNQPACTVENAIAYNGNLIKHVTSGKGTPLMPNRRFETYLFALFNENLKPGTSAERNWGLFRPDFSPVYNVGILRNEQTNAPNPKPTPIPTPAGKKWCVPKPQANDQQLQANIDYICSQGVDCKPIQAGGVCFDPNNVRSHASFVMNSFYQTHGRNDFNCDFSQTGVLTTADPSHGTCKYI, from the exons ATGACCACCGCTACTCTTACAACCGCCCTCCTCGTCTTATCCACTCTCCTCTACTTCTCTACAACCACCTATGCCATCGGAGTAAACTATGGAACTCTAGCCAACAACCTGCCACCACCTTCCCAGGTGGCCAACTTCCTCAAAACACAAACAATCATAGACAGCATCAAAATCTTTGACACTAATCCTGATATTCTTCGAGCTTTTGCCAACACTAACATTTCCGTCACAGTCACCGTCGGTAATGGTGATATTCCTGCTCTTTCCGACGAACGGGCTGCCCGCCGGTGGGTTGCTGACAACATTAAACCGTATTATCCACAGACAAGGATTAATCGGATTGCTGTCGGAAATGAAATCTTAATGTCTGCAGTGCAGGATTGGATTGCTCATCTTGTGCCCTGCATGAAAGCCCTCCACCACGCTCTTGTTCTTGCTGGAATCAAGGATGTGAAGGTCTCGACACCTCACACCCTCGGAATCCTTTACAATTCTGTACCACCAAGTGCTGCTCGGATCAGGCCTGGTTACCAGAAATCCATATTTGCACCCATGCTTGCGTTTCTACGTGAAACCAAATCGCCTCTCATGGTTAATCCATACCCTTATTTTAGCTACGCTCCAAAAGTGGCAAAATACATTCTTTTCCAGCCAAACCGTGGCATCCATGACAGATTCACCGGCATCACCTATTCTAACATGTTTGATGCGATGATGGATGCCGTTTACTCTGCGATTAAAGCAATGGGCTATTCTGATGTGGACATTTTGGTGGCTGAGACCGGTTGGCCCTCCGCCGGTGACCCGAACCAGCCGGCTTGTACGGTGGAGAATGCGATTGCTTATAATGGGAATTTGATCAAGCATGTCACTTCAGGGAAAGGTACTCCGTTGATGCCAAACCGGAGGTTCGAGACGTATCTTTTTGCCTTATTTAATGAGAATCTGAAACCTGGAACTTCTGCCGAGAGGAATTGGGGTTTGTTCAGGCCAGATTTTAGCCCTGTTTACAATGTTGGGATCTTGCGCAATGAACAG ACCAATGCACCAAATCCAAAACCAACGCCAATACCAACTCCAGCAGGGAAGAAATGGTGTGTGCCAAAACCACAAGCTAATGATCAACAATTGCAAGCAAACATAGACTACATATGCAGCCAAGGTGTAGATTGCAAGCCCATCCAAGCTGGTGGTGTCTGCTTTGATCCAAACAATGTCAGGTCCCATGCATCATTTGTTATGAACTCCTTCTATCAGACCCATGGCCGGAATGATTTCAACTGTGATTTCTCTCAAACCGGTGTCCTCACCACAGCTGACCCAA GTCACGGGACATGTAAATACATTTGA
- the LOC110644127 gene encoding uncharacterized protein LOC110644127 gives MCAAAATGDWWARGIAGQIGGGFSHESELDLALMVSEFLENGGSSGADSLCSSDSESGLSDLHHLADKISFYRHSGAQYESDLLSLVHSLMVSIKETDLRLVKSGPCNASCIRFSLVKLLRLAGYDAAVCTSRWQGGGKVPGGDHEYVDVVNYNGGSSERLIIDIDFQSHFEIARAVDSYDRILKSLPVIYLGSMTRLKQYLQVMVEAAKSSLKQNSMPLPPWRSLAYLQAKWQSPYERHWSPEEQNFSSINSSDHKQCSGHLKRLQSSLQSEVEEERLLKPMNTDNWRVKRERRRHSLLRGL, from the exons ATGTGTGCGGCTGCGGCGACGGGTGACTGGTGGGCGAGGGGTATAGCGGGGCAGATCGGGGGAGGGTTTAGCCATGAGAGCGAGCTTGACTTGGCTCTCATGGTAAGTGAGTTCCTTGAGAACGGAGGCAGCAGCGGTGCCGATTCTTTGTGCAGCAGTGATAGCGAGTCTGGTCTCTCTGATCTGCACCATCTCGCCGACAAGATTTCG TTTTATAGGCACTCAGGAGCTCAGTATGAGAGTGACTTACTGTCATTGGTTCATTCTCTTATGGTATCCATCAAGGAGACGGACCTTCGCCTTGTTAAGTCAGGTCCATGTAATGCCAGCTGCATTAGATTTTCTTTGGTAAAGCTCTTGAGACTTGCTGGTTACGATGCTGCTGTTTGTACATCTAGGTGGCAGGGTGGTGGCAAGGTCCCTGGAG GGGATCATGAATATGTTGATGTGGTTAACTACAATGGTGGAAGCTCTGAGCGTTTGATTATTGATATTGACTTCCAAAGCCATTTTGAGATTGCTAGAGCTGTAGATTCCTATGACAGAATATTGAAGTCGCTTCCTGTTATTTATTTGGGCTCCATGACCAGGTTGAAACAGTATCTTCAAGTGATGGTTGAAGCTGCTAAATCTTCTCTCAAGCAAAACTCAATGCCTCTTCCTCCATGGAGGTCGCTTGCTTATTTGCAAGCGAAGTGGCAATCACCCTACGAGAGGCATTGGAGCCCAGAGGAACAAAATTTTAGCAGCATTAACTCTTCAGACCATAAGCAGTGCAGCGGACATTTAAAGAGGTTGCAATCTTCGCTCCAATCTGAAGTGGAAGAAGAGAGACTCTTGAAGCCCATGAACACTGATAACTGGAGAGTGAAGCGTGAGAGGCGGAGGCATTCGTTATTGCGAGGTCTTTGA